Proteins co-encoded in one Methylobacterium sp. WL1 genomic window:
- a CDS encoding amino acid ABC transporter ATP-binding protein, whose translation MAATQSTAGTSAGAEAVTMIDVNKWYGSYQALTDVRLNVAPGEKIVVCGPSGSGKSTLIRCINRIEKHDGGRIIVNGTELTAETRNIDHVRRDVGMVFQSFNLFPHLSVLDNCTLAPIKSLGMGAREAQELAMHFLQKVRIADQAKKYPGMLSGGQQQRVAIARALCMKPKVMLFDEPTSALDPEMVNEVLDTMVALALEGMTMICVTHEMGFARKVADRVVFMDRGQIVEVASPEAFFQSPKTERAREFLAQIIH comes from the coding sequence ATGGCCGCGACCCAATCGACCGCGGGGACGTCCGCCGGCGCCGAGGCGGTGACGATGATCGACGTGAACAAATGGTACGGGTCGTATCAGGCGCTCACCGACGTCCGGCTCAACGTCGCCCCCGGAGAGAAGATCGTCGTCTGCGGCCCGTCCGGTTCGGGCAAGTCGACCCTCATCCGGTGCATCAACCGCATCGAGAAGCATGATGGCGGCCGGATCATCGTCAACGGGACCGAGCTGACCGCCGAGACCCGCAACATCGACCACGTCCGCCGCGACGTCGGCATGGTGTTTCAGAGCTTCAACCTGTTCCCGCATCTCAGCGTGCTCGACAATTGCACGCTGGCCCCGATCAAGTCCCTCGGCATGGGCGCGCGGGAGGCGCAGGAGCTGGCGATGCACTTCCTCCAGAAGGTGCGCATCGCCGATCAGGCGAAGAAGTACCCCGGGATGCTCTCGGGCGGCCAGCAACAGCGCGTCGCGATCGCGCGGGCGCTGTGCATGAAGCCGAAGGTGATGCTGTTCGACGAGCCCACCTCCGCGCTCGATCCGGAGATGGTCAACGAGGTGCTCGACACCATGGTGGCTCTGGCGCTCGAGGGCATGACCATGATCTGCGTCACGCACGAGATGGGCTTCGCCCGAAAGGTCGCCGACCGGGTCGTGTTCATGGACCGGGGACAGATCGTCGAAGTGGCCTCTCCGGAAGCGTTCTTCCAGTCGCCCAAGACCGAGCGCGCCCGCGAGTTCCTCGCGCAGATCATTCACTGA
- a CDS encoding IclR family transcriptional regulator, which produces MPPVRRPGVTVSPDVPAPIGRMLAIVELVAVTGTISVAQVVETLGIPRPTAHRMVAMLEAVGYLQKLPGRTGYGPAPKLVSLASDIMASTVVYSALNTTLTELAARIGETCSLAMLSGGDVEYIASAFGGSPLTLQFQAGQKTPIHCTSSGRIFLANLSDERLETFLASGPWQPVTPQTLTDPRRLREELKVIREQGYALNDSEFIVGVVGAAVPVRNTEDRVLAALTVSAPKSRVPLDKLKTFIPAMKSAAARIARSL; this is translated from the coding sequence ATGCCCCCGGTGCGACGCCCCGGCGTGACCGTCTCTCCCGACGTTCCCGCCCCCATCGGACGGATGCTCGCGATCGTCGAGCTGGTCGCCGTGACCGGGACGATCTCGGTGGCGCAGGTCGTGGAGACGCTCGGCATCCCGCGGCCGACGGCCCACCGGATGGTCGCGATGCTGGAGGCCGTCGGCTACCTCCAGAAGCTGCCGGGGCGCACGGGCTACGGCCCGGCCCCGAAGCTGGTCTCGCTCGCCTCCGACATCATGGCGTCGACGGTCGTCTACTCGGCCCTCAACACCACGCTCACCGAACTCGCCGCGCGCATCGGCGAGACGTGCAGCCTGGCGATGCTGTCGGGCGGCGACGTCGAATATATCGCCAGCGCGTTCGGCGGCTCGCCGCTGACGCTGCAATTCCAGGCCGGGCAGAAGACGCCGATCCACTGTACGTCGAGCGGCCGGATCTTCCTCGCCAACCTGTCCGACGAACGGCTGGAGACCTTCCTGGCTTCCGGCCCCTGGCAGCCGGTCACGCCCCAGACCCTCACCGACCCGCGCAGGTTGCGCGAGGAGCTGAAGGTCATCCGTGAGCAGGGCTACGCCCTCAACGATTCCGAGTTCATCGTCGGCGTGGTCGGGGCGGCGGTGCCCGTCCGCAACACGGAGGACCGCGTCCTTGCGGCCCTGACCGTCTCGGCCCCGAAGAGCCGCGTGCCGCTGGACAAGCTGAAGACCTTCATTCCCGCGATGAAGAGCGCGGCCGCGCGCATCGCCCGATCCCTGTGA
- a CDS encoding amino acid ABC transporter permease, translating to MNSLDFSIVGQSLPYLLHGLAFSLQLTVFAFLTGLGLGIVLALVRHLKVPVLAQLVVGYITLIRSIPLILVLFWFFFLVPILLTPFSVDGRPIPVGAGPTAFVTFSLFEAAYYAEIIRTGLRSLSKGQFEAAAALSLSTFKTYRYVIIPQVIRVVSPILLTQTIILFQDTSLVYVLSVVDLTGAAVKIAQLNGRLVEMYLVVALVYLAICSTASQAVAILRQRQMRTLRTR from the coding sequence GTGAACAGTCTCGACTTTTCCATCGTTGGGCAGTCGCTGCCCTACCTGCTGCACGGGCTCGCCTTCTCGCTCCAGCTCACGGTCTTCGCCTTCCTCACCGGCCTGGGGCTCGGCATCGTACTGGCGCTCGTGCGGCACCTGAAGGTGCCGGTGCTGGCGCAGCTCGTGGTCGGCTACATCACGCTGATCCGCTCGATCCCGCTCATCCTCGTCCTGTTCTGGTTCTTCTTCCTGGTGCCGATCCTGCTGACGCCGTTCTCGGTGGACGGGCGGCCGATCCCGGTCGGCGCGGGCCCGACGGCCTTCGTCACCTTCAGCCTGTTCGAGGCGGCCTACTACGCCGAAATCATCCGCACGGGCCTGCGGTCGCTCAGCAAGGGCCAGTTCGAGGCGGCGGCGGCCCTCTCGCTCTCGACCTTCAAGACCTACCGCTACGTGATCATTCCACAGGTGATCCGCGTGGTGAGCCCGATCCTGCTCACGCAGACCATCATCCTCTTCCAGGATACCTCCCTGGTCTATGTCCTGTCGGTGGTCGATCTCACGGGAGCCGCGGTCAAGATCGCCCAGCTGAACGGAAGGCTCGTCGAGATGTATCTCGTCGTCGCCCTCGTCTACCTCGCGATCTGCTCCACCGCCTCGCAGGCCGTGGCCATACTCAGGCAGCGCCAGATGCGCACCCTGCGGACGCGATAG
- a CDS encoding amino acid ABC transporter permease — protein MFSVLFEEAPDGQRYIDWLISGLQWTVALAFFGWCIAFVIGVAVGAGRTSPSRAIAIPCRFYTEFFRNIPVLIQMFLWYFVVPEFLPFGLGDAIKQMPPPWGAFWPALICLSLYTSARVSEQVRAGIEALPKGQREAANALSLSTWKTYRYVLIPQALRLIVPSLTSEVMGIYKNTSVALTIGLLELTAQARQISEATFQTFGAFASATLIYLALALVTFLFMTAVEHAVRIPGQEPATGRKRPRKLALAQEPKP, from the coding sequence ATGTTCTCCGTGCTCTTCGAGGAGGCCCCCGACGGCCAGCGTTACATCGACTGGCTGATCTCGGGCCTGCAATGGACCGTGGCGCTCGCCTTCTTCGGGTGGTGCATCGCCTTCGTGATCGGGGTCGCGGTCGGCGCGGGCCGCACCTCGCCGAGCCGGGCCATCGCGATCCCGTGCCGGTTCTACACGGAGTTCTTCCGCAACATCCCGGTGCTGATCCAGATGTTCCTCTGGTACTTCGTGGTGCCGGAATTCCTACCCTTCGGCCTCGGCGATGCCATCAAGCAGATGCCGCCGCCCTGGGGAGCCTTCTGGCCGGCCCTGATCTGCCTCAGCCTCTACACCTCGGCCCGCGTCTCGGAGCAGGTCCGGGCCGGGATCGAGGCGCTGCCCAAGGGACAGCGCGAGGCCGCCAACGCGCTCTCGCTCTCGACGTGGAAGACCTACCGCTACGTGCTGATCCCGCAGGCGCTCCGGCTGATCGTGCCGAGCCTGACCTCGGAGGTCATGGGCATCTACAAGAACACCTCGGTGGCGCTGACCATCGGCCTGCTCGAACTCACGGCTCAGGCACGGCAGATCAGCGAGGCGACGTTCCAGACCTTCGGGGCCTTCGCCAGCGCGACCCTGATCTACCTCGCCCTCGCCCTGGTCACGTTCCTGTTCATGACCGCCGTCGAACACGCGGTCCGCATCCCCGGCCAGGAACCGGCGACCGGCCGGAAGCGGCCGCGCAAGCTCGCTCTGGCCCAGGAGCCGAAGCCGTGA
- a CDS encoding amino acid ABC transporter substrate-binding protein — protein MYARIHLVTLSLAMALGLLTTSASAESPTLAKIKRTGTVTLGYRESSIPFSYLGADQKPIGFSLDLCSQVVDKIKEDIKLDKLAVTLQSVNSSNRIPLIQNGTVDIECGGTSSSAARLKQVAFTVATFVSSARWMTKASSGIQDVKALDGKTVVVTQGSNAVGFAQGIKAKGATFAIVQAKDHAESMLMLQSGRAAAFMEDDILLASLRARAPDPVAFAFLPETYEKVPYGLMLPKDDPEFKALADGVLRGLMASGAFTKLYAKWFESPIPPNGENLSFPMSDALKERVAHPSDALDF, from the coding sequence ATGTACGCCCGTATCCATCTCGTCACGCTGTCGCTCGCGATGGCACTTGGTCTTCTCACGACGTCCGCATCTGCGGAAAGCCCGACCCTTGCCAAGATCAAGCGGACCGGAACGGTGACGCTGGGCTATCGCGAGTCTTCGATCCCGTTCTCGTATCTGGGCGCGGATCAGAAGCCGATCGGGTTCTCGCTCGACCTGTGTTCGCAAGTCGTCGACAAGATCAAGGAGGACATCAAGCTCGATAAGCTCGCCGTCACCCTGCAGTCGGTGAATTCCTCCAACCGCATCCCGCTCATCCAGAACGGCACCGTCGACATCGAATGCGGCGGCACTTCCAGCAGCGCGGCACGGCTCAAGCAGGTCGCGTTCACGGTCGCGACCTTCGTCAGTTCGGCGCGCTGGATGACGAAGGCGTCGTCCGGCATCCAGGACGTGAAGGCGCTCGACGGCAAGACCGTCGTAGTCACGCAGGGCTCGAACGCCGTCGGCTTCGCGCAGGGGATCAAGGCCAAGGGCGCGACCTTCGCGATCGTCCAGGCCAAGGACCACGCGGAATCGATGCTGATGCTTCAGAGCGGACGCGCGGCCGCCTTCATGGAGGACGACATCCTGCTCGCCAGCCTGCGGGCCCGCGCCCCGGACCCGGTGGCCTTCGCGTTCCTGCCCGAGACCTACGAGAAGGTCCCCTACGGCCTGATGCTTCCGAAGGACGATCCGGAGTTCAAGGCCCTCGCGGACGGCGTGCTCAGGGGCCTGATGGCCTCGGGTGCCTTCACCAAGCTCTACGCGAAATGGTTCGAGAGCCCGATCCCCCCGAACGGCGAGAACCTCAGCTTCCCGATGAGCGACGCCTTGAAGGAGCGTGTCGCCCATCCGAGCGACGCCCTCGACTTCTGA
- a CDS encoding aminotransferase class V-fold PLP-dependent enzyme produces the protein MSQHYDVAAVRKAFPAAESIVYLDAGFQTPLARPVKEAYERFLREGYETAGPKQVWLNRLEETRTKLAHFIGARPEEVAFTKNTSESMNIAANALPLCPGDKVLMIDGDHPNNAYAFLNLKKKGVEVAFIPMTEVVDAESFRPHIDDKTRVISMSQVTFHAGHRFDVESVGRLCKEKGLYFVVDVMQGIGVVPLDVKALHATFVGSGTHKGLLTPQGLGLLWWDTRLTELEPAYMAAISLSAPPSDFIARPDNMALAPSAGRFELGNFNLPAIQGLGAALDLIGSIGVEKIQAHCYDLGDYLIEQLDQLGVDLVGPRERRHRAPHIYVIALPAGEWLDYLTLSGIRVSPERDGIRVSLGMFNTAEDIDRLIEAIRARNAPSMQARTAVLSTLG, from the coding sequence ATGTCCCAGCATTACGACGTCGCCGCAGTGCGGAAGGCGTTTCCGGCCGCCGAGTCGATCGTCTACCTCGACGCGGGCTTCCAGACGCCGCTCGCGCGCCCTGTGAAGGAAGCCTACGAGCGCTTCCTGCGCGAGGGCTATGAGACCGCCGGTCCCAAGCAGGTCTGGCTCAACCGGCTGGAGGAGACGCGCACCAAGCTCGCGCACTTCATCGGGGCGCGGCCCGAGGAGGTCGCCTTCACCAAGAACACCTCCGAGAGCATGAACATCGCCGCCAACGCGCTGCCGCTGTGCCCGGGCGACAAGGTCCTGATGATCGATGGCGACCACCCCAACAACGCCTACGCGTTCCTCAACCTGAAGAAGAAGGGCGTCGAGGTCGCGTTCATCCCGATGACCGAGGTCGTCGATGCCGAGAGCTTCCGGCCGCACATCGACGACAAGACCCGCGTCATCTCGATGTCGCAGGTGACCTTCCACGCCGGCCATCGCTTCGACGTCGAGAGCGTCGGCCGGCTGTGCAAGGAGAAGGGGCTCTACTTCGTGGTCGACGTGATGCAGGGCATCGGCGTCGTCCCGCTCGACGTGAAGGCGCTCCACGCCACCTTCGTCGGCTCGGGTACGCACAAGGGTCTTCTCACGCCCCAGGGGCTCGGCCTGCTGTGGTGGGACACGCGCCTGACCGAGCTGGAGCCGGCCTACATGGCGGCGATCAGCCTGTCCGCGCCGCCTTCGGACTTCATCGCCCGCCCGGACAACATGGCGCTGGCTCCCTCGGCCGGCCGGTTCGAGCTCGGCAACTTCAACCTGCCGGCGATCCAGGGGCTCGGGGCGGCCCTCGACCTCATCGGCTCCATCGGCGTCGAGAAGATCCAGGCTCACTGCTACGATCTGGGCGACTACCTGATCGAGCAGCTCGACCAGCTCGGCGTCGACTTGGTTGGTCCGCGCGAGCGGCGGCACCGGGCCCCGCACATCTACGTCATCGCCCTGCCTGCGGGCGAGTGGCTGGACTACCTCACCCTGAGCGGCATCCGCGTCTCGCCCGAGCGCGACGGCATCCGCGTCTCCCTCGGCATGTTCAACACCGCTGAGGATATCGACCGGCTGATCGAGGCCATCCGCGCCCGCAACGCGCCGTCGATGCAGGCCCGTACGGCCGTGCTGTCCACGCTCGGATAG
- a CDS encoding amino acid ABC transporter substrate-binding protein, whose translation MSLHGAFVRLSGALALGLAATAASAESPTLDKIKRTGTITLGYREASIPFSYLDVDQKPVGFSMDLCAQVVDEIKTDLKLDNLAVKLQPVDSANRIPLMQNGTIDIECGGTSSSAARLKQVAFTVATFVSSARWLTKVSSGIHDVKGLDGKTVVVTQGSNAVSFAFGIKAKGGTFTVIQAKDHGESMLVLQSGRAAAFMEDDILLASLKSRAPDPAALTFLPETYDLVAYGLMLRREDPEFKALADGVLKGMMASGAFATLYAKWFESPIPPRGENLTFPMSDALKERVAHPSDAIEF comes from the coding sequence ATGTCCCTGCACGGAGCGTTCGTTCGACTATCAGGCGCGCTCGCGCTCGGTCTTGCCGCGACGGCCGCGTCGGCCGAGAGCCCGACGCTGGACAAGATCAAGCGCACGGGGACCATAACGCTCGGCTATCGCGAGGCCTCGATCCCGTTCTCGTACCTCGACGTCGATCAGAAGCCGGTCGGCTTCTCGATGGATCTGTGCGCGCAGGTCGTGGACGAGATCAAGACCGATCTCAAGCTCGACAACCTCGCGGTCAAGCTTCAGCCGGTGGATTCCGCCAACCGCATCCCGCTCATGCAGAACGGGACCATCGACATCGAATGCGGCGGCACGTCCAGCAGCGCCGCCCGGCTCAAGCAGGTCGCCTTCACGGTCGCGACCTTCGTGTCCTCGGCCCGGTGGCTGACTAAGGTCTCGTCGGGCATCCACGACGTGAAGGGCCTCGACGGCAAGACCGTGGTGGTCACGCAGGGGTCGAACGCGGTGAGCTTCGCGTTCGGCATCAAGGCCAAGGGCGGCACCTTCACCGTCATCCAGGCCAAGGATCACGGCGAGTCGATGCTGGTGCTCCAGAGCGGGCGGGCCGCCGCCTTCATGGAGGACGACATCCTGCTCGCCAGCCTGAAGTCCCGCGCGCCCGATCCGGCCGCCCTCACCTTCCTCCCGGAGACCTACGACCTGGTGGCCTACGGCCTGATGCTGCGCAGGGAGGATCCTGAGTTCAAGGCGCTCGCGGACGGCGTCCTGAAGGGCATGATGGCTTCGGGAGCCTTCGCCACGCTCTACGCCAAGTGGTTCGAGAGCCCGATCCCACCCCGCGGCGAGAACCTGACCTTCCCGATGTCGGACGCCCTGAAGGAGCGCGTCGCGCACCCCAGCGACGCGATCGAGTTCTGA
- a CDS encoding helix-turn-helix domain-containing protein codes for MEQSCLGDETFDATIDGASFGGLDFSMFSLRNLRASTTPRTLRHENHRTDHLFVSMVLSGTVRSDQNDRSNTDRAGDFAVRDTNTPWTIEHSGHSEVLAIAIPRQRLESVLGPARIFAGLTVDGDRPVTTLARSFLTNLLHQGDRLPAHSAERMVGVGIDLIVACLAERLAQEVPRPLHGTLVIQRAKAFIEANLGDPTLDPPMLAAAVGVSLRRLQELFHERGQHISDWIWQKRLEAAATRLADPGCTHLSIGALAYGCGFANQAHFARRFKARYGMAPSEHRHAALMNARPGPTAPAAASRRS; via the coding sequence ATGGAACAATCATGCCTCGGTGACGAGACGTTCGACGCGACGATCGACGGGGCAAGTTTCGGCGGCTTGGACTTCAGCATGTTTTCGTTGCGCAATCTCAGAGCATCGACGACACCGCGAACGCTCCGGCACGAGAATCATCGGACCGATCATCTCTTCGTCAGCATGGTCCTGTCCGGTACCGTGCGCTCGGATCAGAACGATCGCTCGAACACCGACAGGGCCGGCGACTTCGCGGTCCGTGATACGAACACGCCCTGGACGATCGAGCATAGCGGCCACAGCGAAGTGTTGGCCATCGCGATCCCCCGGCAGAGATTGGAGAGCGTGCTCGGCCCAGCCCGGATCTTCGCCGGCCTGACCGTCGACGGCGACCGGCCGGTCACGACCCTGGCCCGCTCGTTCCTGACCAACCTGCTGCATCAGGGCGATCGGCTGCCGGCTCACAGCGCCGAGCGCATGGTCGGGGTCGGGATCGATCTCATCGTCGCCTGCCTCGCCGAGCGCCTCGCACAGGAGGTGCCGCGACCGCTGCACGGGACGCTCGTGATCCAGCGCGCCAAGGCGTTCATCGAGGCCAACCTCGGCGACCCGACCCTCGATCCGCCCATGCTTGCGGCAGCCGTCGGCGTCTCGCTGCGGCGGCTGCAGGAGCTGTTCCACGAGCGCGGCCAGCACATCTCGGATTGGATCTGGCAAAAACGCCTGGAGGCGGCCGCCACCCGCCTAGCCGATCCGGGTTGCACGCACCTGTCCATCGGCGCCCTGGCCTATGGCTGCGGCTTCGCCAACCAAGCCCACTTCGCCCGCCGCTTCAAGGCACGCTACGGGATGGCTCCCAGCGAGCATCGTCACGCGGCACTGATGAACGCACGACCGGGTCCGACGGCGCCTGCAGCTGCGTCCCGCCGATCGTAG
- a CDS encoding asparaginase, with translation MLGRIGATVATLSAVMTLGGAPASAAGPQAKPRVLVLATGGTIAQTTGKDSVLSGSALVAAVPGLDAAADVSAEQIAQVSSPDITAEVWLRLARRIGEVLASGATDGVVVTHGTDTLEETAYFLDLVVKSDKPVVVVGSMRGSGAVSADGPANLANAVAIAADPAARGAGVLVTLNDGIYAARDVTKTNTTGLDAFKAPDVGALGIMQGHKPHFYRTTTRPHTAATEFDVSMLLALPRVAIVYSYVDVGPALLNAAIGDGAKGIVYAGTGNGSIPKAVQPAVAAGVGKGVVVVRSSRVNGGLVERNGEHDDDALGTVTSDTLNPQKARVLLMLALTKTNDAKQIQQMFSRY, from the coding sequence ATGCTCGGACGTATCGGCGCGACCGTCGCCACCCTATCGGCGGTCATGACCCTCGGCGGCGCGCCCGCTTCCGCGGCCGGACCGCAAGCGAAGCCGAGGGTCCTGGTCCTGGCGACCGGTGGGACCATCGCGCAGACGACCGGCAAGGATTCCGTCCTGTCGGGCTCTGCGCTGGTCGCCGCGGTCCCAGGGCTGGATGCCGCCGCGGACGTCAGCGCCGAGCAAATCGCGCAGGTCTCCAGCCCGGACATCACCGCCGAGGTCTGGCTGCGCCTGGCCCGTCGGATCGGCGAGGTCCTGGCCTCCGGCGCCACGGACGGCGTCGTGGTCACGCACGGAACCGACACGCTGGAGGAGACGGCGTATTTCCTCGACCTCGTCGTCAAGAGCGACAAGCCGGTCGTGGTGGTCGGGTCCATGCGGGGATCGGGGGCCGTCAGCGCCGACGGACCGGCGAATCTGGCCAACGCCGTGGCCATCGCCGCGGACCCCGCCGCCAGGGGGGCGGGCGTGCTGGTCACGCTCAACGACGGGATCTATGCCGCCCGCGACGTGACGAAGACCAACACCACCGGGTTGGACGCGTTCAAGGCGCCCGATGTGGGCGCCTTGGGCATCATGCAGGGGCACAAGCCGCATTTCTACCGGACGACGACGCGACCGCACACCGCCGCGACGGAGTTCGACGTCTCCATGCTGCTCGCGTTGCCGCGTGTGGCGATCGTCTATTCCTACGTCGATGTCGGCCCCGCCCTCCTGAACGCGGCCATCGGAGACGGTGCCAAGGGCATCGTCTATGCCGGAACCGGTAACGGCAGCATCCCCAAGGCCGTCCAGCCGGCGGTCGCGGCCGGGGTGGGCAAGGGAGTGGTCGTCGTGCGTTCGTCCCGCGTCAACGGCGGCTTGGTCGAACGCAATGGCGAACACGACGACGACGCCCTCGGCACCGTGACGTCGGACACCCTGAACCCGCAGAAGGCCCGGGTCCTTCTGATGCTGGCGCTCACGAAAACGAACGATGCCAAGCAGATACAGCAGATGTTCTCGCGATACTGA
- a CDS encoding D-serine ammonia-lyase translates to MTRQAPSIHGRPLDMWLSTHPLIGDLIAGRETAWFNPGIAPAATGLADAGLTLSDVEDASARLARFAPLLVRFFPDLAATGGIIESDLVTVPAFADALRRRYGYEGGGRLLLKKDSHLPVSGSIKARGGLYEVLKRAETLALGAGLITTGDDYTALGGASARAFFADYSVAVGSTGNLGLSIGIMSAKIGFRTTVHMSADARQWKKDRLRASGVTVVEHAGDYGAAVAQGRAEADADPNCHFVDDEHSKDLFLGYAVAGLRLKPQLAALGVPVDAQHPLFVHLPCGVGGGPGGVAFGLKLVFGDAVRCLFAEPTPSPCMLLGVYTGLHEQIAVQDFGISNATVADGLAVGRPSGFVGRAMQRLVDGYFTVADQELLDLLALLEASEGLMLEPSAVAGAPGPARIVADDAYRARLNLDRDRLEAATHIIWATGGSMVPPEEARAYLRRAGTGVARSA, encoded by the coding sequence ATGACCCGGCAAGCCCCTTCGATCCATGGACGGCCGCTCGATATGTGGCTCTCCACTCATCCCCTGATCGGCGACTTGATCGCGGGCCGGGAGACCGCGTGGTTCAACCCCGGCATCGCGCCGGCGGCGACCGGGCTCGCCGATGCCGGGCTCACCCTGTCGGACGTCGAGGATGCGAGCGCGCGGTTGGCGCGCTTCGCTCCGCTGCTCGTCCGGTTCTTCCCGGATCTCGCCGCCACCGGGGGGATCATCGAGTCGGACCTCGTCACTGTACCCGCCTTCGCGGACGCCCTCCGTCGGCGCTACGGATACGAGGGCGGCGGCCGGCTTCTGCTGAAGAAGGACAGCCACCTGCCGGTCTCGGGCTCGATCAAGGCGCGCGGCGGCCTCTACGAGGTGCTGAAGCGGGCCGAGACCTTGGCCCTCGGAGCCGGGCTGATCACGACCGGCGACGACTACACGGCGCTCGGCGGGGCAAGCGCGCGCGCCTTCTTCGCAGATTACAGCGTCGCGGTCGGCTCCACCGGCAATCTCGGCCTGTCGATCGGCATCATGAGCGCCAAGATCGGGTTCCGAACCACGGTCCACATGTCGGCGGATGCACGGCAGTGGAAGAAGGACCGCCTGCGCGCCTCCGGGGTCACGGTGGTCGAGCATGCCGGCGATTACGGGGCCGCGGTGGCCCAGGGGCGTGCCGAGGCCGACGCCGATCCGAACTGCCATTTCGTCGACGACGAGCACTCGAAGGATCTGTTCCTGGGCTACGCGGTCGCCGGCCTGCGGCTGAAGCCGCAGCTCGCCGCCCTCGGCGTGCCGGTCGATGCGCAGCACCCGCTCTTCGTCCACCTGCCCTGCGGGGTCGGCGGTGGCCCGGGCGGGGTCGCGTTCGGGCTCAAGCTGGTGTTCGGGGATGCGGTCCGCTGCCTGTTTGCCGAGCCCACGCCCTCGCCCTGCATGCTGCTCGGCGTCTATACCGGCCTGCACGAGCAGATCGCGGTTCAGGATTTCGGCATCTCCAACGCGACCGTCGCGGACGGTCTGGCGGTGGGGCGGCCCTCGGGCTTCGTCGGCCGGGCGATGCAGCGTCTGGTGGATGGCTATTTCACGGTGGCCGACCAGGAATTGCTCGACCTCCTGGCTCTGCTCGAGGCCAGCGAAGGCCTCATGTTGGAACCCTCCGCGGTCGCGGGCGCACCCGGCCCCGCCCGCATCGTGGCCGACGACGCCTACCGCGCCCGCCTGAACCTCGACCGCGACCGCTTGGAGGCGGCCACGCATATCATCTGGGCTACCGGCGGCAGCATGGTCCCCCCGGAGGAGGCGCGCGCATACCTCCGCCGGGCCGGTACAGGGGTGGCACGTTCAGCGTGA
- a CDS encoding LysR substrate-binding domain-containing protein — protein sequence MPLSPPRPSLPSLKALRAFEAAARHEGFVGAADELCVTAAAIAQQVRALEDWVGRPLFHRKARGLQLTSEARAMLPRLVEAFDALAGAAHGLRRHADRREIQIAALPCVAQLWLSPRLGAMRKAFPNLEFSVVALENPPDFTRELFDLGLFFVDGSLPNCTAHTLVEDRLFPVCSPQLLAGRGHSLDLAGLADMTLLHDARWRNDWARWLRHAGNRRVDARRGSTFSLYSMAVEAAIEEAGLLIGHSSLLQAPLGDGRLLAPIDDGAALLGPPLSLIVPEGRGLEEGTEAVVAWLRETASPPRSTVGDRAG from the coding sequence ATGCCCCTTTCGCCGCCGCGGCCGTCCCTCCCCTCGCTGAAGGCGCTCCGTGCCTTCGAGGCGGCCGCCCGCCACGAGGGCTTCGTCGGCGCGGCCGACGAACTCTGCGTCACCGCGGCCGCGATCGCGCAGCAGGTTCGCGCGCTGGAGGATTGGGTCGGCAGGCCGCTGTTTCACAGGAAGGCCCGGGGCCTTCAGCTGACGAGCGAAGCCCGGGCGATGCTGCCGCGCCTTGTCGAGGCGTTCGATGCCCTGGCCGGCGCGGCCCACGGCCTCCGTCGGCACGCTGACCGGCGGGAGATCCAGATCGCGGCCCTCCCCTGCGTGGCGCAGCTCTGGCTCTCGCCGCGCCTCGGGGCGATGCGCAAGGCGTTCCCGAACCTCGAATTCTCGGTGGTCGCGCTGGAGAACCCGCCGGACTTCACCCGGGAGCTGTTCGACCTCGGCCTGTTCTTCGTGGACGGAAGCCTGCCCAATTGCACCGCCCACACGCTCGTGGAGGACCGGCTGTTTCCGGTTTGCTCGCCCCAACTCCTGGCCGGGCGCGGGCACAGCCTGGATCTGGCGGGCCTGGCCGACATGACGCTGCTCCACGACGCGCGATGGCGCAACGACTGGGCGCGATGGCTGCGACATGCCGGCAACAGGCGGGTCGACGCCCGCCGCGGATCGACGTTCTCGCTCTACAGCATGGCCGTGGAGGCGGCGATCGAGGAGGCCGGACTGCTGATCGGCCACAGCAGCCTCCTGCAGGCCCCATTGGGGGACGGGCGCCTGCTGGCACCGATCGATGATGGGGCCGCCCTGCTCGGTCCCCCACTCTCGCTGATCGTGCCCGAAGGGCGGGGGCTCGAGGAGGGAACGGAAGCCGTGGTCGCGTGGCTGCGCGAGACGGCGTCGCCCCCCCGCAGCACGGTAGGCGACCGGGCAGGCTGA